A stretch of Deinococcus aquiradiocola DNA encodes these proteins:
- a CDS encoding endonuclease dU, producing the protein MPHVHAIGFDDTPFPQDHRGDVRVIGTVYARHALHAVLSGKVRRDGRNSTDELTRLTLLAGTHLQLVLLQGIAVAGFNVIDIHRLHRQTGLPVLVVARRRPDLHRIEAALLGRVPGGRQKWKLIQAAGEMEPCGGVYVQRAGLTPEEAGAALTALTVEGRLPEPLRAAHLVAGGITRGHSAGQRA; encoded by the coding sequence ATGCCTCACGTTCACGCCATCGGCTTCGACGACACGCCCTTCCCGCAGGACCACCGGGGCGACGTGCGCGTGATCGGCACCGTGTACGCCCGCCACGCCCTGCACGCCGTCCTGAGCGGCAAGGTCAGACGCGACGGCCGCAACAGCACCGACGAACTCACCCGCCTCACCCTCCTCGCCGGCACGCACCTGCAGCTCGTGCTGCTGCAGGGCATCGCCGTCGCGGGCTTCAACGTCATTGACATCCACCGCCTGCACCGCCAGACGGGCCTGCCGGTCCTCGTCGTGGCCCGCAGACGCCCGGACCTCCACCGCATCGAGGCCGCCCTGCTCGGCCGGGTGCCGGGCGGACGGCAGAAGTGGAAGCTGATCCAGGCGGCAGGCGAGATGGAACCGTGCGGCGGCGTGTACGTCCAGCGCGCCGGACTGACCCCCGAAGAAGCCGGGGCCGCCCTGACGGCACTCACGGTCGAAGGCCGCCTGCCGGAACCGCTGCGCGCCGCCCACCTCGTCGCGGGCGGCATCACCAGAGGACACAGCGCGGGACAGCGGGCCTAG